A genomic region of Roseateles amylovorans contains the following coding sequences:
- a CDS encoding DUF2339 domain-containing protein, whose translation MPLIVMVVVGVLMGAALDSGFFGAVVGGVVGWLLHRSRSQQQEIKQLQDALTQWREVALAAVTRRDTAPEAEAPSAEGEAMSDTGRPPSPLVTSAVHPSTAAPTPAHPPASATVPASTLTPAGPAAASAAAAVEISAVAARSPASGDPLATAPVPAPDPDPDPDPVPVPVPVPVPVAPSAPVPTPLPPARPAAPRSPDLFDQVRAWLVGGNTIAKAGIGILFIGLAFLAKYASDQSLLPVELRLAGIGAVALALLGLGWRLRQARPAFGQALQGGAVAVLYLTLFVAFRFYGVLAAGPVFGLMVMVAGLAAALAVRQDARSLAVIGALGGFATPLLVSSGSGNVLGLFSYYLVLDLGIAAVAWFRNWRLLNAVGFFFTFSVATAWGVLKYDPAQYAMAQSFLIAYFLLFTAVLLMPVRRLSAAPARSDAWINGGLLFGVPTLSFVLQHGLMRDTAYGTALSALVMAAFYVVLATRLRKSAALKGLFDATLAIATVFISLVIPFALDADSTGGAWALEGAGLLWLGFRQQRRLPRLFGYALMLIAGFTLMMAREWHGAPATVFNGWAFNALLLAVAALAGGYFVHRGTSTDPSLKDEASAEGLLIGWGLLWALGAAAVQIELFTTERQSVTAWLAALSALTLGLTTGALRLRWRHLGLPLMALAPALLLLALGSVVLLDNPAQQGGWWAWPLALALQVWVLRRLSPDWPARARHAVHAFGPCVLAVLGAQGGGDLTRHWGDAHTAWPWLGTLAVPALLLLLLPRAATAARWPVKAEPRAYLISAGLVLATSLLLWTLLANWFSSGNARPLPHVPLLNPLDLGVAAALYAVWMWLRHPAARARLAGAAPAPMALMAGIAFFWINAMLLRAFHHWADIPYRWASWTDSLAVQTGVTLLWSVTALALMWWSARRVRRTPWMVGAALLAAVVAKLLLVDLSGSGTVTRIVSFIGVGVLMLVIAYVAPLPSTANESKREAS comes from the coding sequence GTGCCGTTGATCGTGATGGTGGTGGTGGGGGTCTTGATGGGCGCCGCACTGGACAGTGGGTTCTTCGGCGCCGTCGTCGGCGGCGTGGTGGGGTGGTTGCTGCACCGCAGCCGGTCTCAGCAGCAAGAGATCAAGCAGTTGCAGGACGCCCTGACGCAGTGGCGCGAGGTCGCGCTGGCTGCGGTGACTCGACGCGACACCGCGCCCGAGGCTGAAGCCCCCTCGGCCGAAGGCGAGGCGATGTCCGACACGGGCCGACCACCGTCTCCGTTGGTCACCTCGGCGGTGCACCCGTCGACGGCTGCGCCCACACCGGCGCACCCACCTGCCTCGGCGACGGTGCCGGCGTCGACCTTGACCCCTGCCGGGCCGGCCGCAGCGTCTGCAGCGGCGGCCGTCGAGATTTCCGCTGTCGCAGCGCGTTCGCCGGCGTCAGGAGACCCCCTCGCGACTGCCCCGGTCCCCGCTCCCGATCCCGATCCCGATCCCGATCCCGTTCCCGTTCCCGTTCCCGTTCCCGTTCCCGTTGCGCCTTCCGCACCGGTGCCGACGCCGCTTCCCCCGGCTCGTCCGGCCGCGCCCCGCTCCCCGGACCTCTTCGATCAGGTTCGTGCCTGGCTGGTGGGTGGCAACACCATCGCCAAGGCCGGCATCGGCATCCTGTTCATCGGCCTGGCCTTCCTGGCGAAATACGCCAGCGACCAATCGCTGCTGCCGGTGGAGCTCCGTCTGGCCGGCATCGGCGCGGTCGCGCTGGCGCTGCTCGGGCTCGGTTGGCGGTTGCGCCAGGCGCGCCCGGCCTTCGGGCAGGCGTTGCAGGGTGGGGCGGTGGCGGTGCTCTATCTGACCTTGTTCGTCGCCTTCCGCTTCTACGGCGTGCTGGCCGCCGGACCGGTCTTCGGGCTGATGGTGATGGTGGCGGGGCTGGCCGCCGCGCTGGCGGTGCGGCAGGACGCCCGCAGCCTGGCGGTCATCGGCGCGCTGGGCGGCTTCGCCACACCCTTGCTGGTGTCCAGCGGCAGCGGCAATGTGCTGGGCCTGTTCAGTTACTACCTGGTGCTGGATCTGGGCATTGCGGCGGTGGCCTGGTTCCGCAACTGGCGGCTGCTCAACGCGGTGGGATTCTTCTTCACCTTCTCTGTGGCCACGGCCTGGGGCGTGCTGAAGTACGACCCCGCGCAGTACGCCATGGCCCAGAGTTTCCTGATCGCCTACTTCCTGCTCTTCACTGCCGTGCTGCTGATGCCGGTGCGGCGGCTGTCCGCTGCCCCGGCGCGCAGCGATGCCTGGATCAACGGCGGGCTGCTGTTCGGCGTGCCGACGCTCAGCTTCGTGCTGCAGCACGGCCTGATGCGTGACACGGCTTACGGCACCGCGCTGTCTGCATTGGTGATGGCGGCGTTCTACGTGGTGCTGGCCACACGCCTGCGCAAGAGCGCGGCGCTGAAGGGTCTGTTCGATGCCACGCTGGCGATCGCCACCGTGTTCATCAGCCTGGTGATTCCCTTTGCCCTTGATGCCGACAGCACCGGCGGCGCGTGGGCGCTGGAAGGGGCGGGGCTGCTCTGGCTGGGCTTCAGGCAGCAGCGACGCCTGCCGCGCCTGTTCGGCTACGCCTTGATGCTGATCGCCGGCTTCACGCTGATGATGGCGCGGGAATGGCATGGCGCGCCCGCCACCGTGTTCAACGGCTGGGCCTTCAATGCGCTGCTGCTGGCGGTGGCGGCTCTGGCCGGCGGCTATTTCGTCCATCGCGGCACCTCCACCGACCCATCGCTGAAGGATGAAGCGAGCGCCGAAGGGCTGCTGATCGGATGGGGTCTGCTGTGGGCGCTGGGTGCCGCAGCGGTGCAGATCGAGCTGTTCACCACCGAGCGGCAGAGCGTGACGGCCTGGCTGGCCGCGCTGTCCGCCCTCACGCTGGGCCTGACGACGGGCGCGCTGCGGCTGCGCTGGCGCCACCTGGGCCTGCCGCTGATGGCGCTGGCGCCAGCGCTGCTGCTCCTGGCCTTGGGCTCGGTGGTCCTGCTGGACAACCCGGCGCAGCAGGGCGGCTGGTGGGCCTGGCCGTTGGCATTGGCGCTGCAGGTGTGGGTGCTGCGTCGGTTGTCGCCGGATTGGCCAGCGCGGGCGCGCCATGCGGTGCACGCCTTCGGGCCTTGTGTGTTGGCGGTGCTGGGCGCGCAGGGGGGCGGCGACCTCACCCGTCACTGGGGCGACGCCCACACCGCCTGGCCCTGGCTGGGCACCCTGGCGGTTCCGGCGCTGCTGTTGCTGCTGCTGCCGCGAGCCGCCACGGCCGCTCGCTGGCCGGTGAAGGCCGAACCAAGGGCCTATCTGATTTCGGCAGGGCTGGTGCTGGCCACGTCACTGTTGCTGTGGACGCTGCTGGCGAACTGGTTCTCGAGCGGCAATGCCCGCCCGCTGCCGCATGTGCCGCTGCTCAATCCGCTGGATCTGGGCGTGGCCGCGGCCCTGTATGCGGTGTGGATGTGGTTGCGCCATCCGGCCGCGCGCGCCCGGCTGGCCGGCGCCGCGCCTGCGCCCATGGCCTTGATGGCCGGGATCGCTTTCTTCTGGATCAATGCGATGCTGCTGCGTGCCTTCCACCACTGGGCGGACATCCCCTACCGATGGGCGTCGTGGACGGATTCACTCGCGGTGCAGACCGGCGTCACCTTGCTGTGGTCGGTGACCGCGCTGGCCTTGATGTGGTGGTCGGCCCGTCGCGTTCGTCGCACCCCGTGGATGGTGGGCGCCGCGCTGCTGGCGGCCGTGGTGGCCAAGCTGCTGCTGGTCGACCTGTCGGGCAGCGGCACGGTGACCCGCATCGTGTCCTTCATCGGCGTCGGGGTGCTGATGCTGGTCATCGCCTATGTGGCCCCCTTGCCCTCGACTGCGAATGAGTCCAAACGTGAAGCCTCTTGA
- a CDS encoding DUF3999 domain-containing protein produces MKPLEIVVALLAGSVSLWTLPSWAASHAPAAPASAPALRWQAAVTLQQEGSFIALPLPPSAYAHSLSPGLADLRVVDAAGQRVPYAWLPQPEGAPRSEESLRATTAYPLPRRTAPDAALQSPVEVLVQGDRLRVRRLGGGDTLARPDAMSPGWLFDLGERTPGEAAPQRLRLTWSGPSEFAATFDIDASETLRDWRGAGSGQVMALSAPSGALQQRDVLLPADVPRFVRLVWRDTSTAPQLTGGQAVRIQTGLGAQTVTETLRFTPSPEPAGRWPLVPNSLHFDLGGGLPIHAVDLQLPPATRVVPLRLQGRQRSDEPWRELGSWVAYRLDRPDGQSPTSHSPPMAVPATVRYLRLLPDERTGALDAARTQLVVKAALATLVFASQGQPPFQLQAGADNAANGALPIGMLVPQLDQERDRLGRAQLGEWTEVTAVAEQAAADQRRAAMRVWLLWGVLLAGVIALGAMVWKLARGARHDTSAAAQPVAENTRDPQAGGSSAP; encoded by the coding sequence GTGAAGCCTCTTGAGATCGTCGTTGCGCTGCTGGCGGGCAGTGTGTCGCTGTGGACGCTACCGTCATGGGCCGCTTCCCATGCGCCCGCCGCCCCGGCGTCCGCCCCCGCATTGCGCTGGCAGGCCGCCGTCACCCTCCAGCAGGAGGGCAGCTTCATTGCACTGCCCTTGCCACCCAGCGCCTATGCGCACAGCCTGAGCCCCGGCCTGGCCGACTTGCGCGTGGTGGATGCCGCCGGGCAGCGCGTGCCGTATGCGTGGCTGCCACAGCCGGAAGGGGCACCCCGTTCAGAAGAGAGCCTGCGCGCGACCACGGCCTATCCGCTGCCGCGCCGCACGGCGCCGGATGCGGCACTGCAGTCGCCGGTGGAGGTGCTGGTGCAGGGCGACCGCCTTCGCGTGCGGCGCCTGGGAGGCGGCGACACGCTGGCCCGACCCGATGCGATGTCCCCCGGTTGGTTGTTCGACCTGGGCGAGCGCACGCCCGGCGAAGCGGCGCCGCAGAGGCTGCGGCTGACGTGGTCGGGGCCATCGGAATTCGCCGCGACGTTCGACATCGACGCCAGCGAGACCCTGCGCGACTGGCGTGGTGCCGGCAGCGGTCAAGTGATGGCCTTGAGTGCGCCGTCCGGGGCGCTGCAGCAGCGCGATGTGCTGCTGCCGGCCGATGTGCCGCGGTTTGTGCGTCTGGTGTGGCGGGACACCTCGACGGCACCGCAGCTCACGGGCGGGCAAGCGGTCCGCATTCAGACGGGCCTTGGCGCGCAGACCGTGACTGAAACCTTGCGCTTCACGCCCAGCCCCGAGCCGGCCGGCCGGTGGCCCCTTGTGCCGAATTCGCTCCACTTTGATCTGGGTGGGGGCTTGCCGATCCACGCCGTCGACCTTCAACTGCCCCCGGCCACCCGTGTGGTGCCGTTGCGCCTTCAAGGTCGGCAACGCAGCGACGAGCCGTGGCGCGAGCTCGGCAGTTGGGTGGCCTATCGCCTGGACCGGCCGGATGGGCAATCGCCCACCAGTCATTCGCCACCGATGGCGGTGCCGGCCACGGTTCGCTATCTGCGCTTGCTGCCGGATGAACGGACCGGCGCCCTCGATGCCGCTCGTACGCAGCTCGTGGTGAAGGCCGCGTTGGCGACGCTGGTGTTCGCCAGCCAAGGCCAGCCGCCGTTCCAGTTGCAGGCTGGCGCGGACAACGCGGCCAATGGGGCGCTGCCGATCGGCATGCTGGTGCCGCAGCTGGATCAGGAACGGGACCGCCTGGGGCGCGCGCAACTGGGCGAATGGACGGAAGTCACCGCGGTGGCGGAGCAGGCTGCCGCGGACCAGCGACGGGCCGCCATGCGCGTCTGGCTGCTGTGGGGCGTATTGCTCGCGGGCGTGATTGCATTGGGCGCGATGGTGTGGAAGCTCGCTCGCGGTGCGCGACACGACACGTCAGCCGCCGCGCAGCCGGTCGCCGAAAACACGCGCGATCCTCAAGCCGGTGGCTCATCGGCACCTTGA
- a CDS encoding 2OG-Fe dioxygenase family protein, whose product MKHFPPPYSSAAQFEQQLSDLGHTVIAPESLTHWLHCQTADLRALQAFWNDLPADAYLRDGGRYRFRRHASFVVDAQADPAVRLAPHRAHWQPLDYNALHGGIERWFEPMAPGAIELPIWSRLMLGLAGVADRLKGTRPWFVEAHQFRIDTAGGIGRPTPEGAHRDGVDLVAVFMLARQGIKGGESRVFEADGPRGMRFTMMEPWTLLLLDDERVIHETTPIQPMEPMHAGHRDTLVVTLRSETFMGP is encoded by the coding sequence ATGAAGCATTTTCCGCCGCCGTATTCCAGCGCCGCCCAGTTCGAGCAGCAGTTGTCCGACCTCGGTCATACCGTGATCGCCCCGGAAAGCCTGACCCACTGGCTGCACTGCCAGACCGCCGACCTGCGCGCGCTGCAGGCGTTCTGGAACGACCTGCCCGCAGACGCGTATCTGCGCGACGGCGGCCGCTACCGCTTCCGCCGCCACGCCAGCTTCGTCGTCGATGCCCAGGCCGATCCCGCAGTGCGCTTGGCGCCGCATCGCGCCCACTGGCAACCGCTGGACTACAACGCGCTGCACGGCGGCATCGAACGGTGGTTCGAGCCAATGGCGCCCGGGGCGATCGAGCTGCCCATCTGGTCGCGACTCATGCTGGGTCTGGCCGGGGTCGCCGACCGTCTGAAGGGCACCCGCCCCTGGTTCGTCGAGGCGCATCAGTTCCGCATCGACACCGCCGGCGGCATCGGCCGACCCACGCCCGAGGGCGCGCATCGGGATGGCGTCGACCTGGTGGCCGTCTTCATGCTGGCACGCCAAGGCATCAAGGGTGGCGAGTCCCGCGTCTTCGAGGCCGACGGCCCGCGCGGCATGCGCTTCACCATGATGGAGCCCTGGACGCTGCTGCTGCTGGATGACGAGCGGGTCATCCACGAAACCACCCCCATTCAGCCGATGGAGCCGATGCATGCCGGCCACCGCGACACCCTGGTGGTGACGCTGCGGTCCGAGACCTTCATGGGCCCTTGA
- a CDS encoding LLM class flavin-dependent oxidoreductase: MTRLSVLDLAFIVEGGDAAQALRGSIALAQHAERLGYERFWVAEHHNMEGVASSATAVLIGQIAAATQTIRVGSGGIMLPNHAPLTIAEQFGTLATFFPGRIDLGLGRAPGTDGPTMRALRRHLATAHEDRFPEDVLELQAYLAPAKKDQVVRAVPGQGTEVPIWLLGSSLYSAQLSAYLGLPFAFASHFAPAMLMQALEIYRAQYRPSERHPRPYAAVALNVIVADTDAEAIRLFSSIQQRFLGMQRGERGLLPRPVDSIDALWTAGEKLAVERMLSESIVGSPRTVRARLEETLARTEADELIVACAVHDAAARRRSYELLAGLNR, from the coding sequence CTGACCCGACTGTCTGTTCTCGACCTCGCCTTCATCGTTGAAGGCGGCGACGCCGCGCAAGCCCTGCGCGGCAGCATTGCCCTCGCCCAGCACGCGGAACGCCTCGGCTACGAGCGCTTCTGGGTGGCGGAACACCACAACATGGAGGGCGTGGCGTCCTCCGCCACCGCGGTACTGATCGGCCAGATCGCTGCCGCCACCCAGACCATCCGCGTCGGCTCCGGCGGCATCATGCTGCCCAACCACGCGCCGCTGACCATCGCCGAACAGTTCGGCACGCTGGCGACCTTCTTCCCCGGCCGCATCGACCTCGGCCTGGGCCGCGCCCCCGGCACCGACGGCCCGACCATGCGCGCCCTGCGCCGGCACCTGGCCACGGCCCATGAGGACCGCTTCCCGGAAGACGTGCTGGAGCTGCAGGCCTACCTGGCGCCCGCAAAGAAGGACCAGGTCGTGCGTGCAGTCCCCGGCCAGGGCACCGAGGTGCCGATCTGGCTGCTCGGCTCCAGTCTGTACAGCGCCCAGCTGTCGGCTTACCTGGGCCTTCCCTTCGCCTTCGCCTCGCATTTCGCGCCGGCGATGCTGATGCAGGCGCTGGAGATCTACCGTGCCCAGTACCGACCCAGCGAGCGCCATCCGCGACCTTATGCGGCCGTCGCCCTGAATGTGATCGTGGCCGACACCGATGCAGAAGCCATCCGCCTGTTCAGCTCCATCCAGCAGCGCTTCCTCGGCATGCAACGCGGTGAGCGCGGCCTGCTGCCTCGCCCGGTGGACAGCATCGATGCGCTCTGGACTGCGGGCGAGAAGCTCGCGGTGGAGCGGATGCTCTCCGAATCCATCGTCGGATCGCCCCGCACGGTACGCGCACGTCTGGAGGAGACGCTGGCCCGCACCGAGGCGGACGAGCTGATCGTCGCTTGTGCGGTGCATGACGCGGCCGCACGTCGCCGCTCCTATGAGCTGCTGGCGGGACTGAATCGCTGA
- a CDS encoding S1C family serine protease → MIHRRLLLGLLSLCLLPAWAQQPRAVTPRGTLDAQEQNNIAVFRRVSPSVVHITTLEQQRDFFSRNVSQVPRGTGSGFIWDEQGHIVTNFHVIQGADAARVTLSDQSSFAARLVGIDPDRDLAVLRIQAPRDKLPPVPMGSSRDLLVGQTVYAIGNPFGLDQTLTRGIVSALNREIESLTQRTIRGAIQTDAAINPGNSGGPLLDSSGRLIGVNTSIYSPSGASAGIGFAIPADEVNRVVPQLIKNGRVIRPALGISAGAEGLRQALNLPKGVVLVRVQAGGPAAKAGLQPFMRGRDGRIQHGDVITEVNGQTVASLDDLLNRLEDFQIGDSVTLTVSQAGRSWQVKVQLGSD, encoded by the coding sequence ATGATTCATCGCCGCCTGCTCCTCGGACTGCTGAGTCTGTGTCTCCTCCCTGCCTGGGCCCAGCAGCCCCGCGCGGTCACCCCGCGCGGGACGTTGGACGCTCAGGAGCAGAACAACATCGCCGTCTTCCGACGTGTCTCGCCGTCGGTGGTGCACATCACCACCTTGGAGCAGCAACGCGACTTCTTCTCCCGCAATGTGTCGCAGGTGCCCCGCGGCACCGGCTCCGGCTTCATCTGGGATGAGCAGGGCCACATCGTCACCAACTTCCATGTGATTCAGGGCGCGGACGCCGCCCGGGTCACGCTCTCCGATCAATCGAGCTTCGCCGCTCGCCTGGTCGGCATCGATCCCGACCGCGACCTGGCCGTGCTGCGGATCCAGGCACCGCGCGACAAACTCCCCCCCGTCCCCATGGGCAGCAGCCGCGACCTGCTGGTCGGACAGACGGTCTACGCCATCGGCAATCCCTTCGGGCTGGACCAGACGCTCACCCGCGGCATCGTCTCCGCCCTGAATCGCGAGATCGAGTCGCTGACCCAGCGCACCATTCGCGGCGCGATCCAGACCGATGCGGCCATCAACCCCGGCAACTCCGGTGGCCCGCTGCTCGATTCCTCCGGTCGCCTGATCGGCGTCAACACCTCCATCTACAGCCCCAGCGGTGCCAGCGCCGGCATCGGCTTCGCCATCCCGGCGGACGAGGTCAATCGCGTGGTCCCGCAATTGATCAAGAACGGCCGCGTGATTCGGCCCGCGCTGGGCATCAGCGCCGGCGCCGAGGGGTTGCGCCAGGCCCTGAACCTGCCCAAGGGTGTGGTGCTGGTGCGTGTGCAGGCCGGCGGACCGGCCGCCAAGGCCGGCCTGCAGCCGTTCATGCGAGGTCGCGATGGACGCATCCAGCATGGCGACGTCATCACCGAGGTCAATGGCCAAACCGTCGCCTCATTGGATGACCTGCTCAATCGACTCGAGGACTTCCAGATCGGCGATTCGGTGACCCTCACCGTCTCGCAGGCGGGCCGATCATGGCAGGTCAAGGTGCAGCTCGGCAGCGATTGA
- a CDS encoding HD-GYP domain-containing protein, translating into MSDAAPLRPSLHPVTGAPAERPIVLVVDDTPDNLSLMSELLHNDYRVKIANGGDKALRIANADPAPDLILLDVMMPGIDGYEVCARLKGAPATSDIPIIFLTAKSDVADETRGFSLGAVDYITKPISPPIVLARVRTQLLLKASADFLRDKADFLEREVARRTAELAAIQDVTILAMASLAETRDNDTGNHIRRTQHYVRALAQALRSHPRHAALLTDAYIDTLFKSAPLHDIGKVGIPDRILLKPGRFDADEFEIMKTHTTLGRDAIAQAERQLGTPVAFLAMAKDIAYGHQEKWDGSGYPLGLRGEDIPLAARLMAVADVYDALISRRIYKEGMSHEAATALILEGRGAHFDPELVDAFINIQTQFQEIAARYADSDLEIKKKRDWAETVSPPLLDSPGASDDQVG; encoded by the coding sequence ATGAGCGATGCCGCCCCTCTGCGACCGTCGTTGCACCCCGTGACGGGAGCCCCGGCCGAGCGCCCGATCGTGCTGGTCGTCGACGACACGCCGGACAACCTCTCGTTGATGAGCGAACTCCTGCACAACGACTACCGGGTGAAGATCGCCAACGGCGGCGACAAGGCGCTGCGCATTGCCAATGCCGATCCCGCGCCCGACCTGATCCTGCTCGACGTCATGATGCCGGGCATCGACGGTTACGAGGTCTGTGCCCGGCTCAAGGGCGCGCCGGCCACAAGCGACATTCCCATCATCTTCCTCACCGCCAAGTCCGACGTGGCGGATGAAACCCGCGGCTTCAGCCTGGGTGCGGTGGACTACATCACCAAGCCGATCAGCCCGCCGATCGTGCTGGCGCGGGTGCGTACCCAGTTGCTGCTCAAGGCCAGTGCCGATTTCCTGCGCGACAAGGCGGATTTCCTGGAGCGTGAGGTGGCACGCCGGACGGCGGAACTGGCGGCGATCCAGGATGTGACCATCCTCGCCATGGCCTCGCTGGCCGAGACCCGCGACAACGACACGGGCAACCACATCCGCCGTACCCAGCACTATGTGCGCGCGCTGGCTCAGGCCTTACGCTCGCATCCTCGCCATGCCGCCCTGCTCACCGACGCCTACATCGACACCCTCTTCAAGTCAGCGCCCCTGCACGACATCGGCAAGGTCGGCATCCCGGACCGCATCCTGCTCAAGCCAGGCCGTTTCGATGCCGACGAGTTCGAGATCATGAAGACCCACACCACGCTGGGCCGCGACGCCATCGCCCAGGCGGAGCGCCAGCTCGGCACCCCGGTCGCCTTCCTGGCCATGGCCAAGGACATCGCCTACGGTCATCAGGAAAAGTGGGATGGGTCCGGCTATCCGCTGGGCCTGCGCGGCGAAGACATCCCGCTGGCCGCCCGATTGATGGCGGTGGCCGATGTGTATGACGCCTTGATCAGCCGGCGCATCTACAAAGAAGGGATGTCACACGAAGCCGCTACCGCGCTGATCCTGGAGGGTCGCGGCGCGCATTTCGACCCGGAGCTGGTGGACGCGTTCATCAACATTCAAACCCAGTTCCAGGAAATTGCCGCGCGATACGCGGATTCAGACCTCGAAATCAAGAAGAAGCGCGATTGGGCCGAGACGGTTTCGCCGCCGTTGCTGGACAGTCCCGGCGCGTCGGACGATCAAGTCGGATGA